CGAGCACCAAGTGAGACAGGAAGCCTAAAGAGATGCCGCCCGCCATCAGAAATTTGACGGCGTAGGAATCACTGGTATAGGTCAAAAAGACGGACTCTCCAGCTATCATTAACGCAGGCAGGCTGTGAAACATACCGCGGTGAACAGCAAACTTTCCCAGAATAAAGGAACCGCCATATCGAACCGCTGCATAGGTCACCACAGCGACCAGGATGGCGGTATCAGGGTCGGTACCGACGCGGATCATGCTCCGCATAGTGACAAATGAAGCAACAGCTGCTGTCAGGCTGAAGAGTTCTTTGATCGGACGCCCTGTTTCTGAGTCCAGATCGGGCAGCATACCACCGATCCAGCACAAGACACCCGAAA
This genomic interval from Gimesia alba contains the following:
- a CDS encoding metal-dependent hydrolase yields the protein MAGYKEHISVSGLLGIGYGTVSTFFFGFTPTQGILSGVLCWIGGMLPDLDSETGRPIKELFSLTAAVASFVTMRSMIRVGTDPDTAILVAVVTYAAVRYGGSFILGKFAVHRGMFHSLPALMIAGESVFLTYTSDSYAVKFLMAGGISLGFLSHLVLDEVYSVERKGVILRLKKSSGSALKWFGKGLFGNAVAYAILLTMTYITLVESGVLVPPQQAAPTKENPPPIKQASPFRTTERF